Below is a genomic region from Sander vitreus isolate 19-12246 chromosome 15, sanVit1, whole genome shotgun sequence.
tttatttattttcaacctGCAGGTGCATATTGGTGTATGATTCATGTAGACCTACCAACGTTGATGAAGGATGTAGGCAAAATAAGAccatttatttgtaaagcacatttcacacacaaagGCAATTCCAAGTGTTTGGCATAATGTGTACCATCAAACaggaaatgcaaataaaatattgaaacaCAAATGAAAAGAATACAAACCATTATAAAAACAGCTAAATTAATACAAGATAGGTTTgttgcatctctctctcacttgtttcctgtcatctctccaCTATTGTGATCTGATAAAggcatataataataatgtctaataatacattttaactcATTTTAGACCAACTTAttgtataaataaatcaatgatTCAGTAAGCCTATTTCCCCCACATAATTATATTTCTAGCAGTGTGGGGATGGCTTTGAAACAgcaaataaaatggaaaagcttcatttttttgtgattttcttttaatttcctATCCTATCCTAAAAGTATAGTTGAAGGAACAATAGTAATCTGATACtggaaaataaagacacaattcccatttatgtttaaagaaaaaataatggaaatCCAATCCAAATCCATTTTAATGATTTTCCTCCTATTGAAAAGAATGGTGTTCTAATTACTTATTGCCTGCAGTCTGTCGCCACCTGCTGTTTAATCGGGGTTGTAgcctacttctttttttttttgtgatacattttttatttgcaccttcagacatacaaaacaaattccacaacGTGTGACAGGTAATAgcagatggtgcacagaacagataaacacaaattgaacaagaacaaaaaccctctcccaccccccaccctctgcggtttcgaggaaaaaacaaaaacaaaacagaaaccaCACCTTGCCAAATCACTCTCCTCTACTTCTTGTGGGGTTAAGGTCATtaagtctgatatttgtgctgctgcgccTTTCCACAGGTCTATAGtggatgatttggctttgttaatccttgctgtagagagctccagcataactatgtccagaaaatacgccaaccgctgttttatacaaagcaagtggggaagggggggtgcagcgttgagctatcattttcttggttgcagttgatcCGGCTAACCagattttcctctgtctcccaagcaggtgtaatttagagtcgtcattaagtaacaaaacaatctggtcagtaggaattcgacatcccatcacatcagatattattgatgttgttttattccagaactcatgcacctgttcacactcccagaccatatgcaggaaagttccagtgtgttcaggttgacagaacgtgcaatagggagtgggaattactttagagacgtatctcttctggggagtccagtatgtcctatgacatatgttgaagtgaatatttttgtgttcttggaacagtggaaaatattgtcccaaactgtctcccaattaattgcgttcccctcggggctcagctctcgttcccatttctttactattgggagttctcctatggatacttgcatcagtttagcataaatcttggacactaatcctctcacaggaaaatcaacaaaccatttaatgactgggtgtgcctaaagactgtttccccatggcactccataacattttagggctgaccttaagcaaagataaaagtagaaggatatcctggggacctcaaaactagctctcaggttttcaaaactcaacatacctttctcgttgaatagctggtctaaagtataaatacctctgccactccactgcttacaagcaaaggaTTTGTTACCAGGCATTAAGTGTGCATTGTaccatattggggtattcaaatgccatttattggtgtagcgtagttgctcctccacctgtttaaagttggtcaatgtgttggtgataatagggcttGTAGCCTACTTCTTGAGGATGGTCCATAAACCAGCCATACAGACAGTCAGTGCATTAGCATCAAGTTAGCCAGAGAAAGTCAAGCACCTTGTAAAgtaaatatgtatatttataacGTTACTAATTAACTAATTATCAAGGAAATTTCGTCAGTGTGGGATCAATATAGTCTAGTTTTGCTTTGAAAAACTCGGAACAGGAAATGGATACATTTGCTTGATGCAGGACGCTTGACGCTGGCTACGTGTCCGAGCTGTCAGCCACGTCACCTCCTCTGAAATAACGTTCTTGTCAGTTCACTGCAGATACAGCAGAGTTTATGAGTGGACTAggaagacattttatttagtttatctACATGTTTTTAGATAACGTGCCAACGAGCAGTCGGACAGACTCGGAGTTCACCGTGCAGCTGTTAGCTTCtgtttagccttttttttttttttttttatctcggCTTGTCGTTGTTTTACACTCGCTGAGCGcgtttgcatttttttgtgaCTTAACAACTCCGCACTGTCTCTGGAGGACGTGTAAGGGCTGCACGGAGTTGTATTAACGTTTTGTTGTCAaaagaacacaaacaacatgAATGTCTTTCGTCTGGCGGGTGACGTGTCACATCTGGTGGCTATCATTATCCTGTTACTGAAGATATGGAGGTCCAAATCCTGTGCTGGTAGGCTGACACTGACAACACTGCACTTTAACTTACTGGTGTGACTGAACTGCCTCGCTATAGCAATATGCACGCAGTTGTACACAGTATAGCTACAGCTGTGACTCACAAGTACAGTGTTTTTGTAGATGTCAGTTAAGTTTATAATGTAGGGTGTTGGCATCATGCTGAGGGGTTCTGCAGGAGTGGAAGCTACGTGGCAATGTTAACAAAGCAATCTGCTGCCTGCTCCACCTATTATACATATACTGTTGttataaaagacacaaactgcaGTATAGCTGCTCCTTTTGCTGTTACATCATAAAATTGGGGGAATCATAACATTGTCTTCTTATATATGTGAGTCGTCCTGCACCAGAAAGTGACCATCAACGTTTGGCTGCACATTAGACTGGGTTTAAActcgtttctctctctctctctgtctctctctctctctctgtctctttgtaggAATCTCTGGGAAGTCTCAGGTGCTGTTTGCACTTGTCTTCACCACCAGGTATCTTGACTTGTTCACAGTCTACATCTCTGCTTACAACACGGTCATGAAGGTAAGAGTGTAgatcacacacagatacattcaCGCATGCCGTGACCCCAAACCTGAACCCAATGAAACCACACTCTGTTTTCACTAAGGGTCATGCTAGCACAACAAGTTAGGGTCATTCATTTTGCAGTAGTTTAAAGTCCAAAATGTGTCTCCAAATGTTGCCTatatcacacaaaaacacacacacacacacacacacacacacacacacaggtcaatCAAGGttcacatacatactgtatgtaattacCACTGTATGCAAAGCAGTCTGTCCTAATTACTACAATGTTTCACTGTGTTTACATGGACTTTAATGGCCAATATATAATCAATATTCAACTCTGCTCTCAGGTGGTGTTCCTGGCTATGTCCTATGCTACCGTGTACCTGATCTACATGCGCTTCAGGAACATGGACAACTCTGAGAACGACACGTTCCGCGTGGAGTTCCTGTTGGTACCAGTCATCGGGCTGTCCTTCCTAGAAAACTATGCTTTCACCCCACTGGAGGTAAATAGGCACTCAGGTGGTATCTTCAATACATTTGGGTCCAAGTGTAGAAAGGTTTAAATATCATAAGATCACTCATGGTTGATAAACATGCAGCTTGAGGGGTTTATGGTCACCTTATGCTCAGTTTTTATAAATGTTGCATGTATACTTTTAACACGTCGGTTTAAGTCTCGTGTATCTCCCTCTCACTGATTCCATCCAGATCTTGTGGACCTTCTCCATTTTCCTGGAGGCCGTGGCCATAATGCCGCAGCTCTTCATGATCACCAAGACCGGCGAGGCGGAGTCCATCACCACCCACTACCTGTTCTTCCTCGGCCTCTACCGAGCCCTCTACATAGCCAACTGGGTGTGGCGTTACCACACAGAGGGCTTCTTTGACCAGATCGCCGTGGTGTCCGGCGTCGTGCAGACCATTTTCTACTGCGATTTCTTCTACCTTTACGTCACAAGAGGTGAGTAAAGAGTGACTATTGCAAAGCGGATTATTTAGTATACAAACTGTTGGCTTTGGAGACTTCTGGCTGATTTCAGCTCCGATTGCTTCAAATCAGAGTTAAAGCATTTAGGATGGTCCTAATCTTTAGAGCTCCAGCTGGTATTTTAACTTTTCCTGAGTAACCAATCAATCACATCATCTGTGAAATatcaaaaataatgataaaagcTCATTATAATTTGCCAAATACCCAAAGTAACATTTTCTTCTGatatatttacttatttatttattactgtgtTCATATTGCTTATGTCTTATTTCATGTTTTACTACGTTGTCTTGTCATACTATGTGTCACCTGGGGAAGTGCAATTGAATTTTGTtatgtgcaatgacaataaaggcattctattctattctaaaaCATGTTGTACATGTATTAGTCTAGCTTCCTATACCCCAAAGAATAGATTTCAAAATTCTTCTGCTGGTTTATAAGTCGctaaatggtttagggccaaattacCTTTCGCATCTACTTGTTAACTATGAACCGCAGAGGCCTCTAAGAT
It encodes:
- the kdelr3 gene encoding ER lumen protein-retaining receptor 3 — protein: MNVFRLAGDVSHLVAIIILLLKIWRSKSCAGISGKSQVLFALVFTTRYLDLFTVYISAYNTVMKVVFLAMSYATVYLIYMRFRNMDNSENDTFRVEFLLVPVIGLSFLENYAFTPLEILWTFSIFLEAVAIMPQLFMITKTGEAESITTHYLFFLGLYRALYIANWVWRYHTEGFFDQIAVVSGVVQTIFYCDFFYLYVTRVLRGRGKMSLPMPI